A segment of the Coriobacteriia bacterium genome:
TGTCGCGACACAAAAAGGGGGTCCGCAGCTGTGAACTAGACCCCAAAAGCTGGACGGCTTAATAGGGGTCTCAAGCGGCGTCCACGGACTGGGTCCGGAATTGTTCCGGGCTCAGCCCTTTCAGTTTCGGCTGGTACCTCTTGGTGTTCCAGTAGC
Coding sequences within it:
- a CDS encoding IS3 family transposase; its protein translation is YWNTKRYQPKLKGLSPEQFRTQSVDAA